The proteins below are encoded in one region of Streptomyces sp. NBC_00490:
- a CDS encoding phosphatase — protein sequence MLSTGALRAHLLAARLAGPVATSREESLRSYRLFAARDPRVLIGIDPEWTWGQRDLIGLMADKCGVSGDPRQTQGHDVIDPERTLVALDAFAERIGAVAQRGGTVLLGTGHPHRLLGFYAALADALSAAGCTVLTPAHGRCVDITTRFGLRTYNLDYVRGVAFVREPGVPSSGRATGAHTHSPLPVRTVLAAAADEGGVLPELVIGDHGWVCGAGQLGFEAIGLADTDDPALFVGEAEGVVSVVVPLDDAVRSDYYRPLTRYVLNRACLSQ from the coding sequence GTGTTGAGCACCGGCGCACTGCGCGCCCATTTGTTGGCTGCTCGTCTGGCGGGACCGGTGGCCACCTCCCGGGAGGAGAGCCTGCGGAGTTATCGGCTTTTCGCCGCTCGTGACCCAAGAGTGCTGATCGGGATCGATCCCGAGTGGACTTGGGGACAGCGGGATTTGATCGGATTGATGGCCGATAAATGTGGGGTTTCTGGCGATCCGAGGCAGACGCAAGGCCATGATGTGATCGACCCTGAGCGGACTCTGGTCGCTCTGGATGCCTTCGCCGAGCGGATCGGGGCAGTTGCCCAGCGTGGCGGCACCGTGCTCCTCGGGACCGGGCATCCGCACCGACTGCTCGGGTTCTACGCCGCCTTGGCGGACGCCTTGTCGGCGGCGGGGTGTACCGTCCTCACCCCTGCGCATGGTCGCTGTGTCGACATAACGACCCGGTTCGGTCTACGCACGTACAACCTTGACTACGTACGGGGAGTCGCGTTCGTGCGAGAACCGGGGGTGCCGAGCTCCGGTCGTGCGACCGGCGCACACACGCACTCACCCCTCCCGGTTCGGACCGTCCTGGCCGCCGCCGCGGACGAGGGCGGCGTGCTCCCCGAGCTGGTCATCGGGGACCACGGGTGGGTCTGCGGGGCAGGTCAGCTGGGGTTTGAGGCCATTGGGCTGGCCGATACCGATGACCCCGCGCTCTTCGTGGGGGAGGCCGAGGGGGTCGTGTCCGTCGTCGTTCCACTTGATGACGCTGTGCGGTCTGATTACTACCGACCGCTTACCCGCTACGTACTCAATCGAGCGTGTCTGTCACAGTAG
- a CDS encoding helix-turn-helix domain-containing protein, translating into MAAAGERPLNEVQFLTVAEVASVMRVSKMTVYRLVHSGHLPAIRVGRSFRVPEQAVHEYLRESYVGVETA; encoded by the coding sequence ATGGCTGCAGCAGGCGAGAGGCCTCTGAACGAGGTTCAGTTCCTTACCGTGGCGGAAGTCGCCTCGGTGATGCGAGTGTCGAAGATGACCGTGTACCGGTTGGTGCACAGCGGTCATCTGCCCGCGATTCGGGTGGGGCGGTCCTTCCGCGTCCCCGAGCAAGCGGTTCACGAGTACCTTCGCGAGAGCTATGTGGGG